The Thermococcus sp. 21S9 DNA window TTGAAAATGAATACACAATGATTTACTTCGCCTTTATCGGGCAAAATTATGATATCCTAAAGGTCTATGATAAAGAGGGCAACTTCAAAGGTTTCTATGTTGATGTTTTAGCCTACACAAAGAGATATGGAGACACTTTAGAGATGCTCGACCTATTTTTAGATATATTTATCTTCCCAAATGGCGAAGCTTTCCTTTTAGATGAGGAC harbors:
- a CDS encoding DUF402 domain-containing protein; amino-acid sequence: ENEYTMIYFAFIGQNYDILKVYDKEGNFKGFYVDVLAYTKRYGDTLEMLDLFLDIFIFPNGEAFLLDEDELEMALNYGLIDKETFDFAYKVADEIMRAVKEKKFPPKIVWEYSLEGRE